One genomic window of Oryctolagus cuniculus chromosome 11, mOryCun1.1, whole genome shotgun sequence includes the following:
- the LOC100341851 gene encoding activated RNA polymerase II transcriptional coactivator p15 gives MPKSKELVPSSGSDADSEDDNKLKRKKHVAPEKPVKTQKMSGALSSSKQSGGSREESMFQIGKVLVLLRSIGVQGFKGKVLADIPEYWVDPEGEMKAGRNGVALKPKPWSQLKEQVSNTDAAMRKL, from the exons ATGCCCAAGTCCAAGGAGCTTGTTCCTTCATCTGGCAGTGATGCTGACAGTGAAGATGACAACAAGTTAAAGAGGAAAAAGCACGTTGCTCCAGAAAAACCTGTGAAGACGCAAAAGATGTCCGGAGCTCTGTCATCTTCCAAACAGAGCGGCGGCAGCAGAGAGGAGAGCATGTTTCAGATAGGGAAAGTTTTAGTTCTGT TGAGGTCCATTGGTGTTCAGGGCTTCAAAGGGAAAGTTCTAGCTGATATTCCAGAATACTGGGTGGACCCAGAAGGTGAGATGAAGGCAGGAAGAAACGGCGTTGCTTTAAAGCCAAAGCCGTGGAGCCAGCTGAAGGAACAGGTTTCTAACACTGATGCTGCGATGAGAAAACTGTAA